In Mammaliicoccus sp. Marseille-Q6498, the genomic stretch ATATTGAAATGATTAATCAATCAGGCGCTACGTATTTACTTCCAATACTTGCGATGGCTGGTGCAGGACAAGTTGGCGCAGCATTTGCATTATGGGTTAAATGTAGAAAAAATAAAAAAATTGTTAACCTATTAAAAGGGGCATTACCTGTAGGGGTACTTGGTATAGGTGAACCATTAATTTACGGTGTTACGCTTCCATTAGGTCGACCATTTATCACAGCTTGTATCGGTGGTGGTATCGGTGGTGCTGTTGTCGGTGGAATTGGACATATAGGTGCAACTGCAATCGGTCCAAGTGGCGTTTCATTAATACCACTTATTTCAGATAACATGTATTTAGGTTATATTGCTGGTTTATTAGCCGGATACTTAGGTGGATTCGTTGCAACTTATCTCTTTGGAACGAACAAAGAAATGACAGCACCACAAGAATTGGATGAGGATTGATCTTATGGAACATCAACATTTACTCATTTATATTAAAGAACAATTGTCTAACTTAACGAAACATGAAAAACGAATCGCGCAATATATTTTAGATAATCCTGAAAATACCATTCATCTAAGCGCAAAAGAATTAGGGAATTTAACAAATACGAGTGCAGCATCTGTTATACGTTGCACCCACAAATTGAATTTTAAAGGATTTACAGATTTAAAATTAGGTTTATCGAGATATATGCCTCAACACGAAAGAAGTATATATCAAGAAATTAAACAAGACGAAAGCGTCGAATCTATTAGTAAAAAATTTTTATCAAGAGCTTCTCATAGCATTGAAATGACCGAGCGTGCTATTTCATCTGAAAGTGTTAACGAAATTGTAGATCAACTGTATAAAGTGAATACGATCATTGTATTTGGAGTCGGTGCTTCTAGCTTAGTTGCACAAGATTTATTTCAAAAATTCACTCGAATCGGTAAACAAGTTATTTATTCATTAGATACACACTTTTTAGCAACAGCCATTGCTTCAAATGAAAATAACTGTGTATTTGTAGGAATTTCTAATTCTGGTGAAAATAATGAGACACTGTCATTAGTCAAAGTAGCGCAGAAATATAATGTAAAAATAATCGGTTTAACGCAATCTGAAAATGCAGCGCTTGCTAAAAAGTCGGATTACTATTTAATTCATGACGCGAGTTCAGAAGAAAGTTTAAGATTTGCTGCAACAAGTTCACTCATTTCACAACTCATGACAATCGATATTTTATTCTATAGTTACTTATCAAGAAATTATAATGAACACGTTATGACGATGAGTAAAACAAGAGATGCTGTCGAGTTATATATAGAATAGTTTTGAATACTAAAAATATTTTTAAACAATTGCTTATATTTGGTTTATATGGGTATATATTCTATATCGGAAGGAAGTGATCTTTATGGCGAAGGTTAATAAGAAAAACTATACTGCTAGAATAAAAGACGTAGCAAAAAAGTATAATTTAGAAGATGAACAAATGCGGAAATTATTAGATTTACCAAAAGAAAAATACACATTACTCATACATGGTAATCAAGGTGTACTGACAGATAAACAAAGAAATGGCATTGAAAAAAGGTTGAATCACTTTGAATCTATTGGTGACAATAAAGATGCATTAAAATATTCTAAACACTTTATTGAAAAAACATTGAAAAAAGAGTACAATTTAACTAATAAAACAATTGCCAAATTATGTAATGTTAAAAAGAAAACAATTAAAAGTCTTTTAAATAACAAAAAAATTGATAGAAAAGAAGAAAGAAATCTCATATTAAATGTTCTTCAACTTTATGAAACTTTAAAAACAGTCAACTAAGTATTCGCCATAAATTTCATATTTTAAGAATTAAAGAAAGTTAGCGTGGAATGATGAAACAAGTTGAAATAATTAGAATACTAGATGACACGTCGTTTGTAATAAACGCCGGTTCAGAAAGACAGTTAGAACCAGGGTTTTTCATAGATGTGTTGAAGCGTGATAAATCTTACAAATATATTGCGAAAGTAGAAGAAGTCTATTCAGAATTATCTTTATGTAGAAGATACGGAGAACAAAGACTATTTTACGGGGACGTTGTAAGAATTAGATATCCAGAAAATGAAGAGAACCAAGTTAAAACGAAAGTTATTAAATCTAAAAAATATAAAAGAAAACGCAAAAAGAGAGGATGAGATCGCCGAATCTCATCCTCTTTCCCGTTTAATATGTCAAAAAATTTAAAACAAGTAACGTTTAGATTTACAAGGATTACTTTATCATATGATGTATAGATTTTCCATAAATAACAATTAAGAGGTAAAAATAATACGCAATATTGTAACATTATACATGACTATTTACCTCTAATGAGTAATAACCATTATTTAATAAAAATATAAATATTACGTGATTGTTTTATACATGTTGGCAAATTATAAAAAATAATTGTATAATGAAGAAAAAATAGAATGGACTGAAGAATAAGTGACAAATAAATATGAGCGTTCTGGAAAGAAACCAAAGTCAGCTGCTTTTAAAATAGTTACTACAATTATTATTATTTTATTAATTGTGTTCTTATTAGTAATTGCGTTTTTTGTATATAAATTTTTTGCATTAGGAAATTCAATACATAATCCACTAGATCGAGATAAATCAGAATTAAGAAAGAATGCAGTAAATACAAATGGTGATCCAATTTCAATCGCACTGTTTGGTATTGACTCTGATTCTACAAGAGCTGCACAAAACGGCGGACAAAGATCAGATTCAATCGTATTGTTATCAATTAACCCTGATAAGAAGAAAACAGTAATGGTAAGTGTTCCTAGGGATACAAGAGCTAAAATAGTAGGACATGACTCTGTAGAAAAAATTAACCATGCATATGCATATGGTGGACCAAAAATGGCAATCAATTCATTAGAAAAACTTATGAATGTACCAATTGACCATTACGCATCTATTAACATGGACGGCGTTAAAGATTTAGTTGACCATGCAGGTGGCGTTACAGTTAAGAGTAATGGAACGTTTACAGCTAAAGGCAAATCATACGTTAAAGGTCAAAAGTATAAATTAGACGGTAAAGAAGCACTTGCATTCATCAGAAGTAGAAAAGAAGATGGAGCAGGCGGAGATTTTGGTAGACAAGAACGACAACAGTTAGTTATTCAATCACTAGCTAACGAACTTATAAGCGTAGGTTCATTACCTAAGATTAACCAAATCTTTGATACATTAGGTGACAATGTTCAAACAGACATGAAGATCACTCAAATTAACGATGTAAGATCTAATTATAGTGACGCTTTAGATAATGTTGATCGTAATCAATTATCAGGAGAAAATACAATCTTAGACGACGGATTATATTACTTCCTTCCTAGTGATGCGAGTAAAAAACAAGTCGTAGATGCCTATAGAAAAAATTTAGGCTTAGATGAATAATAGATAAAATTAAAAGAGATAAAATGCTTAGTAACAAGCATTTTATCTCTTTTTTTGATTGTATGTAAATTTACTTGTTGGGAAACGCACCATATCTTGGAAATATCGTGCGTTTGAACCATTATCGCACCATATCTTGGAGATATCGTGCGTTTAGACCAGTATCGCACCATATCTTGGAGATATCGTGCGTTTAGCCCAGTATCGCACCATATCTTGGAGATATCGTGCGTTTGAACCATTATCGCACCATATCTTGGAAATATCGTGCGTTTGACCCATTATCGCACCATATCTTGATATGCTCCCTTCAAAGTAGACAGTAAAAAAACAAAACTTTGAAGGGAGTTTTTATATATGAAGAGAAAAATGAAGTTATCTGTTGAGACATTTCTAAAATTATTTGAAATAGTTGAGGAGGGTTATAGCTTTGAAACAGCTATAAGAAAACTTAATCTGAATTATGATTCGAAAGAACTAAGATATAAATATCATATGTACCTTGAACACGGTATAGATATTCTAATATCACAACCTTCTTATAAAAAATATTCGAAGAAGATGAAAGAGAAGTTAGCTCAAGATTATTTTAATAAAGGTATTTCACTAGAAGGTTTAGCCATTAAATATAATATAAGAAGTAAATCAACTGTACGTCTATGGATAAACCAGTATACTGAGGGTAAGAAAAACAAATCAGATGAACCCGAGGTGTATATCGTGAATCCTAAAAAAACGACAGTAGAAGAAAGAATTGAGATTGTAAAATATTGCTTAGATCACAATATAACTTACAAAGAAGCGTCAGAAAAATTCAATTTAAAATATAGCCAACTTTACAGTTGGATTCAAAAATATAAAGAACACGGTAAAGATGGCCTTATTGATGGCAGAGGTAAAGGTAAACCACAAAGCATCATGACATCAGAAGAAGAGTTGAACGCCCGTATAAAAGCGCTTGAAGAAAGAAATAAATATTTAGAAATGGAAAATGAAGTATTAAAAAAGGAGGAAGAGATAGAAAGGCAGTTGATGAAACAAAGATCAGGCAAGAAGCATCCTACAAAACGGTCAAATCGCTAAAAGATACTTATCCAATAGTATGGTTATGCGAAGTACTAGAAATTTCTAGAGCGAGTTATTATAAGTGGTTGAGCCGAAAGGCACCACTATTAGAACTAGAAAACAAAGAATTAATCAGCGATATCATAGATATCTATGATAAGTATGAAGGTATTTACGGTTATAGACGTATATATATTTATATTAGATTGAAGTTACAGAAAAAAGTTAATCATAAACGCATACACAGACTAATGAAACAACTAGGATTGAAAGCAGTTATCCGTAGGAAACGAAAGAAATATATACAGAACACACCTGCTTATGTAGCAGAAAATGTACTTAATCGTGAATTTAATGAAACAGTCCCGAATAAAAAATGGCTAACTGATGTGACTGAATTTAGATTGAACAACGGTCAGAAAGCTTATTTAAGTTCAATTTATGATTTAGGTAGTAAAAAAATAATCAGTCATGAAATCAATTTATCCAACAATAATGAATTTGTATTTAAAACATTAAAAAAAGCTATGAAAGGTAGAAATACCAAGGATATTTTATTACATAGCGATAGAGGTTATCAATATACAAGTCCAACTTTCAAAAAGCTTTTAAAAGATAATGGCATGATTCAAAGTATGTCTCGTGTAAGCAAGTGCATTGATAATGGACCTATGGAGAATGTTTGGGGTATCTTAAAAAGCGAATTATTTAGAGGTAGTAAAAAACATAGTTTTGAAAATATTGAAAAGGCAAAATATAGTATCAACCAATACATTAAGTTTTTTAATGAAGATCGAATTACATTAAAAATGGCTGCCTTCATAGCTTGAATATGAAGACAGTCCAAATTTCATTTTTTAGTTGTCTACTTGACAGGGGTCAGTTCATCTTGGAGATATCGTGCGTTTGAACCAGTATCGCACCATATCTTGGAAATATCGTGCGTTTGACCCATTATCGCACCATATCTTGGAGATATCGTGCGTTTGAGCCAGTATCGCACGATATCTCGGCGATATCGTGCGTTTGAACCATTATCGCACCATATCTTGGAAATATCGTGCGTTTGAACCATTATCGCACCATATCTTGGAAATATCGTGCGTTTGGATACCAAAATCGCCAAAGTTCTCCGACGATTTTTGGCGATTTCCCTACAAATCGCCAAAGTTCTCCAACGATTTTTGTCGATTTCCCTCAAAACGCCAAAGTTCTCCAACGATTTTTGTCGATTTCCCTACAAATCGCCAAAGTTCTCCAACGATTTTTGTCGATTTCCCTACAAATCGCCAAAGTTCTCTTTTTGTTAATTCAATTTCTGAATAATGAGCAGCTTAATTCCGTTTGTCTTTATATAATATGTTTCGTTTACATTTTTTGAATTAAAATCTGCCATTTCTATATCAGGTGAGCAGTATCGTTCTAACAATGCTGTATTCAAATAATCTAAATTATCATGATTGCTATCAAGGTTTCTTATTGCTTTAAAAATATTTCCGTTATCTTGGTCAAAAGTGATATTCGTAACTCTGAATGTATCGAATGGTATATCATGATAGGATAATATAAGTCCGATATTATTCTGGTAGTTTATATCGTTTGGATGATAAAGTTCATAGTTAAACATTAAGAAAAAGATTTTATTTTGCATTTCTAATTTTATATAATTTGTGCCTTCTACAAATTCAGTATCATTAAAGTAGGTTAGTATGAATAACAAGTAATTCATAGGACTTTTACAGTGGTGCTTTAAATATAAAGATAATGGTTGCTTAATAGATGCATATTTTTTTGATGATTCTTCCATTAACCAAAAGCCTAATCCTGATACATGTTCTGTAATATCCAACAAATGATGGAGAATAATAGATGCATTGAAATAAAAGTCGCTTGTCGTTTTAGAATCGCCGTTGATAATATTCCATTCCATAGGTACAACGTTCTTACTTTGATTTTTTAAATATTTTAAATTGTTAACGAGCTTTTTAGAATAGCGATTTGTGATATTCACGAGGTCAGAATTATTCATCTCACTCATATTGTATAAATCATTAAAGTTATAAATGACAGCGAAAGAATCGACTTCTGAACATAACTGCATATTTATATTTAATTCTTTATAATCGTATTCAAACGGATTTGGCGCATTAATCATAATTTGTATATCTGATATTCTATCTCTAAGTGCTTTAATTTGAGTTTGTAAATGAACAACATCCTCATGTCCAATATCAAAGTAAATTTCTCCATGTTTATTATCAAAATAATTGTAAATGACATCAATAAACTCTTGCCAATTATTTTTGAAATTTTTATCATGCACATCAAAATCATATAATTTGATACATGGCACAATTCTCGTATCTGAAAACATACTTAAACAAAAGGCTAAGTTTTGTTTATATAGCGTTTTTTGTTCATCATTGAAAAAAGATCTTAAAGAACAGTGAATAACAAAAATAGGTGATTTAGGGATTTTTTCTATTGTTTCTAAAATTGTATTTAGAAAAGGTGTATAAAAATTAGTAACATCACCTATATGTAAATAAGTTTTATGATCGGCTGATAGTTTTCTTATTGGAACGTCATTGAATGATAGCTGCTTATATTCATGTACAAGTGAACGATTAAACATCATTTTTTGTAATTTAGAGATGAGTAATAATTTATTATCATCAGTCAGGACGTCTTGTTTTTTAATAACTTTATTTTGTTGATATTTTAATCGATATTGTTTAGGTGTTAAATGAAACTGTTCTTTGAATTGACGATTAAAATTATGATAACTAGAAAACCCGTGATTATACGCAATTTGTTCAACTTTAAACTGTGTGAATAATAAAGCATAAGTTGCTTTGAATAATCGTGTTTCTTTCAAATACTGAGTAAAAGTTAACCCCATTTGTCTAGAAAATTCTCTAGATAAATGTTCAGGCGAAATATAAAAATGATCAGCTAATAAATTAAGAGAAATCTTTTCTTGATAATGTTCTTCAATATATTGTTTCACTTTATGAATAAGTCCCGTTAAAGCCATTTCAGATTGACCATTATAATTTGCTTCCTTTTTAAAACGTTCATACATAATTCTATAAATGTCGACGATATATTGGCTTCTTCTTATCTTTACATCTGTTAAATCAGCTAATATCGCTTTTATAAATAAGTCCTTAATTTGATGTTTATACTTATCTAATTGGTCCATTTTTGATGTTTCAGGTATCCAGTAACGGAAAGATTTTTCTCCACTTAAACTCTCCATCATCGAATAACTCATATGCAAAATAGCGATTAAACCTTCATTTATTATAGGTAAGTAATTGTCATTGTCTTGTAAATAAAATAAATCCCCGACACTAAAAGCGTGGGTCATTTGATTTAAAGTTAATATTGCACTACCTTCAAATACAAAACATAATGAACCGTGACCAAGCTTTTTAGGATTAACAATTCTTTCATTATGTAGCGTAATTTCATAGTTATACAAAATATCACCCCGTTTGTAGTCGAAATTTAATATATAATATCAAATTTCGTCAATTTATCGTTTTATAATATATTATCACATCAAAAATTGTAAGTAAATGTTACTTTTTTGTATAAAATGATTAAATTAGCTTGTAAGAAATCAATTATTTTAACTGATTTAATCAAAAAATGAATATAGAATTCTTTACAATAATAATTAATGAAGTTTATGTATTGCAAACTATTAAAATTGTGTGCAGATTTAATCGGGAGGTAAATGTAATGATAGAAACGTTTAATAAAACTGTTCAAGAGATGATAGATTATGAAAACAAAATTACAAATTTGAAAAATGAAAAGCGCTTAACACTAGTTGATTTTATAATACTAGAAGAAATATTTAGCGCTGAAGAAATTACAATTAAGGAAATATTAAATGGTAAATTAACCGAGT encodes the following:
- a CDS encoding HTH domain-containing protein translates to MAKVNKKNYTARIKDVAKKYNLEDEQMRKLLDLPKEKYTLLIHGNQGVLTDKQRNGIEKRLNHFESIGDNKDALKYSKHFIEKTLKKEYNLTNKTIAKLCNVKKKTIKSLLNNKKIDRKEERNLILNVLQLYETLKTVN
- a CDS encoding AraC family transcriptional regulator, which translates into the protein MYNYEITLHNERIVNPKKLGHGSLCFVFEGSAILTLNQMTHAFSVGDLFYLQDNDNYLPIINEGLIAILHMSYSMMESLSGEKSFRYWIPETSKMDQLDKYKHQIKDLFIKAILADLTDVKIRRSQYIVDIYRIMYERFKKEANYNGQSEMALTGLIHKVKQYIEEHYQEKISLNLLADHFYISPEHLSREFSRQMGLTFTQYLKETRLFKATYALLFTQFKVEQIAYNHGFSSYHNFNRQFKEQFHLTPKQYRLKYQQNKVIKKQDVLTDDNKLLLISKLQKMMFNRSLVHEYKQLSFNDVPIRKLSADHKTYLHIGDVTNFYTPFLNTILETIEKIPKSPIFVIHCSLRSFFNDEQKTLYKQNLAFCLSMFSDTRIVPCIKLYDFDVHDKNFKNNWQEFIDVIYNYFDNKHGEIYFDIGHEDVVHLQTQIKALRDRISDIQIMINAPNPFEYDYKELNINMQLCSEVDSFAVIYNFNDLYNMSEMNNSDLVNITNRYSKKLVNNLKYLKNQSKNVVPMEWNIINGDSKTTSDFYFNASIILHHLLDITEHVSGLGFWLMEESSKKYASIKQPLSLYLKHHCKSPMNYLLFILTYFNDTEFVEGTNYIKLEMQNKIFFLMFNYELYHPNDINYQNNIGLILSYHDIPFDTFRVTNITFDQDNGNIFKAIRNLDSNHDNLDYLNTALLERYCSPDIEMADFNSKNVNETYYIKTNGIKLLIIQKLN
- a CDS encoding helix-turn-helix domain-containing protein produces the protein MIETFNKTVQEMIDYENKITNLKNEKRLTLVDFIILEEIFSAEEITIKEILNGKLTELHTRPSNIGTNLAKLYRRNLVQKYRSEQDERKVYYYMDETQKEKYEKIINDI
- a CDS encoding IS3 family transposase (programmed frameshift) — encoded protein: MKRKMKLSVETFLKLFEIVEEGYSFETAIRKLNLNYDSKELRYKYHMYLEHGIDILISQPSYKKYSKKMKEKLAQDYFNKGISLEGLAIKYNIRSKSTVRLWINQYTEGKKNKSDEPEVYIVNPKKTTVEERIEIVKYCLDHNITYKEASEKFNLKYSQLYSWIQKYKEHGKDGLIDGRGKGKPQSIMTSEEELNARIKALEERNKYLEMENEVLKKEEEIERQDETKIRQEASYKTVKSLKDTYPIVWLCEVLEISRASYYKWLSRKAPLLELENKELISDIIDIYDKYEGIYGYRRIYIYIRLKLQKKVNHKRIHRLMKQLGLKAVIRRKRKKYIQNTPAYVAENVLNREFNETVPNKKWLTDVTEFRLNNGQKAYLSSIYDLGSKKIISHEINLSNNNEFVFKTLKKAMKGRNTKDILLHSDRGYQYTSPTFKKLLKDNGMIQSMSRVSKCIDNGPMENVWGILKSELFRGSKKHSFENIEKAKYSINQYIKFFNEDRITLKMAAFIA
- a CDS encoding MurR/RpiR family transcriptional regulator, yielding MEHQHLLIYIKEQLSNLTKHEKRIAQYILDNPENTIHLSAKELGNLTNTSAASVIRCTHKLNFKGFTDLKLGLSRYMPQHERSIYQEIKQDESVESISKKFLSRASHSIEMTERAISSESVNEIVDQLYKVNTIIVFGVGASSLVAQDLFQKFTRIGKQVIYSLDTHFLATAIASNENNCVFVGISNSGENNETLSLVKVAQKYNVKIIGLTQSENAALAKKSDYYLIHDASSEESLRFAATSSLISQLMTIDILFYSYLSRNYNEHVMTMSKTRDAVELYIE
- a CDS encoding LCP family protein, coding for MTNKYERSGKKPKSAAFKIVTTIIIILLIVFLLVIAFFVYKFFALGNSIHNPLDRDKSELRKNAVNTNGDPISIALFGIDSDSTRAAQNGGQRSDSIVLLSINPDKKKTVMVSVPRDTRAKIVGHDSVEKINHAYAYGGPKMAINSLEKLMNVPIDHYASINMDGVKDLVDHAGGVTVKSNGTFTAKGKSYVKGQKYKLDGKEALAFIRSRKEDGAGGDFGRQERQQLVIQSLANELISVGSLPKINQIFDTLGDNVQTDMKITQINDVRSNYSDALDNVDRNQLSGENTILDDGLYYFLPSDASKKQVVDAYRKNLGLDE